GGGCTAAAACAAAGGTAGCCCATCCGCCGCGCTTCTCGCCGGAGGACCCGTACGGCGAGTACAGGAGAAGGCTGAAGCGCGAGCAGCTGGGCATCGTCGGGAGGGATTGAGATGAAGGAGTCAGTTATCCACGTCTACGAGAGGCCCCAGCTCAGGGACCCCGTTTTCATCGAGGGGCTGCCCGGCATAGGGCTGGTGGGAAAGCTCGCCGCCGAGCACCTCATCCAGGAGCTCAACGCGGTCAAGTTCGCGGAACTCTACTCACCGCACTTCATGCACCAGGTTCTCATCAAGAAGAACTCCGTCGTCGAGCTGATGAAGAACGAGTTCTACTACTGGAAGAACCCCGACGAAAACGGCAGGGACATCATAATCATCACCGGCGACCAGCAGGTTCCGCCCACAGACAGCCCCGGCCATTTCGAGGTCGTCGGGAAGATGCTGGACTTCGTCAACGAGTTTGGCGTTCGCGAGATAATCACAATGGGGGGCTACCAGGTGCCGGAGCTCCAGGGGGAACCGAGGGTTTTGGCCGCAGTGACCCACGAAGAGCTCGTTGAGTACTACCAGAAAAAGCTGGAAGGTTGCGGCATTGAGGTTATCTGGCGCGAAGACGAAGGGGGAGCGATAGTCGGCGCCGCCGGCCTTCTGCTCGGCATGGGCAAGCTCCGCTCGATGTACGGGATAAGCCTGCTCGGCGAGAGCCTTGGCTATATCGTTGATGCGAAGGCTGCAAAATCCGTCCTCCTCGCGGTGGCGAAGATACTCGGCCTCGAGCTCGACATGACCGCCCTGGAGGAGCGCGCCAAGGAGACCGAGGAGATACTCAGGAAGGTCCAGGAGATGCAGAGGGCCATGCTGGAGCAGCAGATGCCTCCCACACCCGAGGAGGAGGACAGGGGCTACCTCTGATTTTCCGCTTTATCTCTTCGATTCTTTTTGACCGCTTGAAACTTCAGGCTTCCCAGGATTGGGAATCCCCGGTACATCCCGCAGTTCTCTGCCAACAATCCGCTCTATGAGTAAGCCCATAGCGAGCACAAAGACCACCGTGAGGGCGAGTCTCGCCAGCATGAACCCCGCGCCAAGGAACTGGAGTTCTACCAGCTCCTGGGGAATCTTTATGCACGCCCAGGCAGAGAGGAAGGCAATAACACTCGCAACACGGGCACCTTTTTTGAGCAGGGACGCCGCTATGGGGAAGGCCACGTAGAGCGGACCCGTTGGAAAGGCCCCGATGAATATCGCAAGCAGCATGCTTTTTACCCCAGAGTTCCCCCCGAGGTATCTCACGATCAGGTCATCCGGCACAAACACCGCAAAGAGCCCCATCAGGACCATCACAGCGGGCAGGATGAGGATCATCTCAACGAAGAACTCGGCCGAAGATGATATCACCGGCTCCCTCTTATCCGGATACATGAGCAGCAGAGCCACCGCAACGACCAGTGTGGCGCCTAAAAACATCAAGTCCTTTATGAATCCTTTTTTCCGCCCTTCCTTCTGTGTTCCTTTCATAGAATCGCCCCCATGATAAGGCCGATAATGATCGCAACGATGAAGCTGAGGGCGTTCCTGAGCAGGGCCAGCTTATTCCCCAGGATTCTCATCTCGAGGGGCAACGTCACGAAGCCGATCATAGTCAGCGTCGTTATGAAGACGGCAACCGAGGTCACGGAGGCACCCTTTTCAAGCAGCGAGGCCGCGAGGGGGAAGGCTATCAGGGAGGGGATGTGCAGTATTGCGCCGAGGAATGCAACGGTTAGAATACCAACCAGCCCTGCTTCATTTCCAACGATCCCGGAGATTGTCTTCTCCGGCACAAAACCGGACATCAGCCCTATGATCAGGATTATGGCGAGCATCGTTGGGAGAATCCTGACGAACGACTTCGCGGCAACCCTTAGGGCCCGTCTCGCCTTGGCCTCGTCCTTCCAGAAACCGACGAGGAGACATACGAGGGCTAGGACGTTTATAAACAGAGTAGTCGTGCTCATGGCTTTTCCACCATGAGAAGCATGAAAAAAGTTTTATAAAAAACTAACTGGCGGCATCGGATAATCAGCCCAGTGCCGCTTCCAAAAGGCTCAATCCCAGCTCAAGGTACTCTTTAGCCTTCTCCTCGCTCTTTGCCTCGCTGAAGACCCTGATTATCGGCTCCGTTCCGCTGGCCCTGACGAGAACCCAGCCGTCCGGGAAGAGCACCTTAGTGCCGTCGGTGGTGTCAACAGTGTAGCCCCTCTTTTCAGCGAGCTCGGCGACCCTGGAGACTATCGCCTTTCTGTCGCCTTCGACTTTCCTTTTCGTCTTGAACTGGTAGTATTTCGGCAGTTCGTCAATCAGCTCGCTGAACTTCTTGCCGGATTTCGCGAAGATCTCGACTATCTTTGCCACCGTCATCGCCCCGTCCCTGCCGAGGACGAAGTCTGGGAAAATTACTCCACCGTTCTCCTCTCCTCCTATCGTTCCGTTGTGCTCGAGGAGAGCCCTCGCAACGATGAGGTCGCCGACCTTGGTTCTCATGACTTCCGCGTTGTTCCTCTTCGCTATGTCATCCAGCAGGTTGGAGGTGGCTATCGTCGTGACGAGAAGCCCACCGCCGTTCTCCCTCAGAACTGCATCGGCAACCAGAGCGAAGGTCTTGTCCCCCTGTATGAACCTGCCGTTCTCGTCTATGAAAACCGCCCTGTCGGCGTCGCCGTCCTGGGCAACCCCAAAGTCGGCACCGAGGGCCTTCACGATCTCCATGAAGCCCTTCAGGTTCTCCTCGTTCGGCTCGGGATTTCTGGCCGGGAAGTGGCCGTCCGGATGGGCGTTGACGCTGACGACCTTGCAGCCGAGCTCGCGAAGGAGGTAGGGGAGTGTTAGGCTTCCGGCACCGTTGGATGTGTCCACGACCACGAAGGGCCTCCGCTTTTTGATGGCCTCAACGTCAACCCTGCCCTTTATCGCCTCGATGTAGGGCTTGATGACGTCCTCCTTCCTGACGTCGCCTATCTCGTCCCACTTGGCCCTGTCGAAGTCCTCTTTGAAGAAAACCTCCTCCACGACGGCTTCGCGCTCCTTCTTCAGCCCCATGCCGTTGGGTTCGAGCAGTTTTATGCCGTTGTATTCGGGCGGGTTGTGGGAGGCGGTTATCACAGCACCGCCGTCGGCCCCGAAGTGTGCCGTTGCGAACTGTATCGCAGGGGTTGGGGCTATTCCGACGTCTATGACGTCGCAGCCGGTGCTGAGAAGGCCGCTTATAAGAGCGCCCTTGAGCATCTCCCCGCTGACGCGGGTATCCATGCCGACCACTACGAGGGGCTTCTCCCTCCCCTCGCGCTTGAGCATCGTTCCGAAGGCCATGCCCATCCTGAGGGCAAAGTCCGGGGTTATCATTTCGTTGGCTATCCCCCTGACGCCGAAGGTACCGAACAGCCTTCCCATTGCAATCACCTCACATTAGAGCACTGGCAAAGTTGATTATCATCATCACGAAGATGTAGAGCCCGTAGACGAACGCCCCAGCCTGAATCAGAGAGACGAGTATTTTCAGCGGCTTCCACTTGCCGGAAAGCAGAGGCACGGGAATGCCGATCAGTATCGCGGCGAAGAGGTATATCACCGCGTTCTTTATGGCGGAGTAGTCCACAGGTATGTTTATCTGCGGGTAGGTTATGGTGACCTCCTGTCCCTGGACCGTGAACGTTATATCCGCGTTCTGGAGGCCCACGACGATTATGTAGGACATTATGAGCACGAAGAGCAGCGTGGGCAGGAGACTGAGCGAAAGGGAAGATATCGAGCTGCTGAACCGCTCCCACTCATCCCCACAGTTCTTGACCTTCTCTTTCTTTTCCTTCTTTTCAGCTTCTTCAGCCATCATCACTCCCTCCCGAAATCGTCCGCAAAGCGGACTATATCGTCCTCACCCAGGTACTCCCCGATCTGGGTCTCGATGACCTCAAGAACTACCTTGCCCGGGTTCTCAAGCCTGTGGATGACGCCGGCGGGTATGAACGTGCTCTCGCCCGGCCGGAGGAGGATTTCCTTCTCCCCGACGCGGACCTTTGCGGTACCCCTGACCACTACCCAGTGCTCCGAGCGGTGATAGTGCATCTGAAGGGAGAGCTTCTTGCCGGGCAGAACGGTGAGGCGCTTTATCTTGTAGCGGTCCCCCTCCTCCAGAACCGTGTAGCTTCCCCAGGGCCTGTATGCAGTTCTGTGGACCATGACACGCTCATCGTTCATCTCCTTGAGGCGCCTGTAGACCTCCTTCACCCTCTGTCCCTCGCCGCGGTGGGCGACGAGGAGAGCATCGTCGGTGTCTATGATTATCAAATCATCAACACCAACCGTGGCCGTTAAGCGGCTCGTCATCACGAGGTTGTTGCGCGAGTTAACACCGATGTGATAGCCCTTCTTGCCGCCGACCTTGACGGCGTTTCCACTATCGTCCTTCTCCATCACCTCGTAGATGGCGTCGAAGCTGCCCAGGTCGTTCCAGTAGGCGTTGAGCGGAACCACCGCGGCCCTGTCAGTTTTCTCCATGACGCCGTAGTCAACCGAGACCTCGGGAACCAGCTCGTAGGCCTTCTCGATGCTCTCCGCCGTTTCAAAGGCCTCGTAGACATCGGGGGCGTGCCTCTTCACCTCCTCGGTGAAAACCTCCGTGTCGAACATGAACATGCCGCTGTTCCAGTAGTAGCCGTTCTCGACGTAGCGCTTCGCGGTCTCAAGGTCCGGCTTCTCCTTGAACTCGGCCACCAGATAGCCGCCCTCAAGCTTCTCCCCGGGCTTTATGTAGCCGTAGCCGGTGTGAGGCTTGGTCGGCTTTATCCCGAAGGTCACGAGGTAATTCCTAGCAAGTTTCTCCGCGTTTCTGAAGGCTTTTACGTAGTTCTCGTTGGCCTCTATCAGGTGGTCGGAGGGGAGCACCGCGACTATCGAGTCTCCGAAGGTCTCTTCGATTCTCTTTATTCCCCAGAATATAGCCGGCAGAGTGTTTTTTCCCTGGGGCTCGAGGAGGATGTTGTTCTCGGGCAGCTCCAGGCCCAGCTCCCGCAGGTCGTCGAGAACGCGGAAGCGGTACATATCGTTGGTGACCACGAAAATCTCCTCGGGCTTTGAAAAGGTAAGCGCCCTCTGGACGGTTTTCTGGAAGAGGGAGTACTCGTCGAACATCCTTATGAACTGCTTGGGCATCAGCTCCCTGCTGAGGGGCCAGAGCCTCGTTCCCTTTCCCCCGGCAAGAATCAGCGTCTTCATAACACCACCTCCAGTAGTTCGACGACAGAGCTTATATTTTTAGCCCTCCGATGTCTGAGGCTTCCAACGATGAACGGATGGTCAACGACGTCCAGGAGAGGGAAATCGTTCTCCCCGTCCCCCAAAGCGTAGCTCTCAACCCGCTCCAGGCAGGAGTAGAGGTTCAGCAGCTCCACTGCGGCCCGCCCCTTGTCGGTGTCCCCTGTAACGCCCAGGAACCTGCTGCCCCTCGACACCCTCAGGCCCATGCTCTCAAGCACTTCCTCGAAACCTGAGCTTTCCCACTTGAATATCGTCTCGCTGTAACCGCGCTCCATCGCCAGCCTCGCCAGGCTCTCCGGGAGTCCCGTGAAGGCCATGACCTCTGCGAGCGTGCAGTTGCCGTAGTACTTGAGGCCGTATTCCCCTGCGAGACCATCGAGGGCAGCCTTTATCCGGTCGTATTCCTCCCCCAGCTCGATGATAACGTATTCCCCCCGCTTCCTTCCGTTGACCTCGAAGGGGAAGTAGCCCTCGGGAATCACGATGGCACTTCCGTTCTCGACTATGAACGGGCCCTTCAGCCCCCAGGCCTTCCTGTAGTACTCCTGCTCCGCGAGGGTCTTCGAGGAGTTGAGCACGACCTCAAAGCCCGCCTCGAGAAGTGATTTAAGGACCGGTCCGGCCGGTTCGGGGGAGTAGTCGTCGCCGAGCAGTGTTCTGTCGAGGTCGAGGAAGAGCACCCTCATCGTCACACCTCGAAGCGAAGGAGCGTTTCGGCGTTGTCCTCCAGGGTCTCCATCCACCGGTTCACGTCTATGTTCTCTATGGGGGGCATGATCCTCGGACTCGGCGGTTCCTCGTTCTCACCCAGGAGACCGTGGAGGCGAAGCTCCTTCAGTATCTGGTTCCTCATGGATTCCGTCGCCAGCTTGGAGTGGTATATCGTCCCCAGGGAGCTGAGAATCATGTTAACGACGTGCTCCTGCCCCTTGTCCTCGTGCAGGTGGGGGTTCAGCGTTTCTATCTGGAACACCTCTACCCCTTGGTCGTAAACGTCCGTGTGAGGGTCCTCTCCCCACCTTCCGAAGGTCTCGAAGAGGTACACCAGCTCAAAGGGTTCTATCGAGTAGCCCGTCGAGAACGGCATTATCTCGGCCAGCTTTATGCTCATCGCGTGCTCGCCGGCGTTTCCGGTCACTATGATGTTCGTCTCGAAGTTCGTGGCCACGCCGAAGAGGGCGTTCATGTAGCGGTTCGTTATCTCGCTCACGCGGCCCCACTTTCTGAAGTACAGCCCCTTCGTGCTGACCTTGGGCTTGTGGCGCCAGCTCAGGCGAACCATCGCGTATTCGCTCTCGCTCATCAGAAAGCCAGCCGCGTAGTCCTTCACGTACTCGTTGACGGAGCCGGGAATGTAGTTGTCGGCATCAACGAAGCCCACGTACTTGGCCCCTATAGCCTTCGCCAGGAGGATTCCTATAAGCATCCCCTCACCTTTCCCACTCCGCACGCTTCCGTTTTCGTCGAGGATGTCCGTGTATCCCACCTCGCGGAAGGCCTCGGCGACCCCCACGTCCTTCTGGTGGACCATTATTATGCGCGAGTGTGTGAGGTTGTAGAAGTGCTTTACGAGGTCAACCTCCTGCTTGAAGAGGTTCGGCCCCTTCCTCTTGCTGTTCGAGACGATTATTATCGGGCACTGGTGCGGTATGGCCTTCAGAACACCGTCGACAAGCTGGAGCTTCTCGTTCTTCATCGGGACGACTATCGCGATGTCTTCAAGAGTTCCATAGATGTCCTCGCGGGGCACGTTCGTGACGGTAAAGCTCCCCACGTCTCGCGTCTGAGTGTCCAGCTTGATGACCTTCTGAACCTCGTAAATCTCAACCGCTCCAAACAGCTCCTTGTAAACCGGAGCCTCCAAAAGCAATTCAACCACCCCTTGATAATTTTCGAAGATGAAAAGGAAACCCCGTAAAAAATTTGGGAACACGAAAATAAAAAGGTTTGTTTTACGGGCGCAGTGCGAACTCACCAACGAAGGCCGAACTCGATATGGTGTCGCCGATTCCGACGGTGCTCTTGGGCATCGTTACTATCTTCGTCGGGGCGAAGGAGAGCTGATAACCGTCGATCTCAGCGATGCCGTTCTTCATGCCGTACTCCTCGGTAAGTCCCTCCTCCACCGCCCCAGCCTTCTCGTTCATCGGGACGTCCATGGCCTTGACCACGTCATCTATCGAGCGGATATCGCCGAGCTTCGCCTTGGCGGCGGCAGCCAGTGCCGCGAAGAGCAGCGCGTCGCGGACGAAGTCCCCTTTGTAGTCGGTCAGGGCGAGGTAGTAGCCGTAAGTGTGGAAGTGTATCCTCTTAATGCCTGTTCTCTTGGCGAGTCTTAGCATGGCCTCGGTTACCGCGATTGGGTCCACCGGGTCGTCGGCGAGGAGCTTCTCGGCGAGGCCCTTCTCACCCATGACCTCCATTATCGAGGCGAGTTCGACCTCGTTGAGGCCGACGCTGTGGAAATGGCCCAGGACGTCAATCAGGGCCCTTCTTACGGTCTCGTCCGCGGTGAAGGCAAACTCAAGGTGAACCGGAACGTCCCTCGCGTTCAGGATTTCGAGGTGCCGCACCATCTCCTCGAAAGGCTCGCGGTAGTTCTCCCTCGTTAGGGTCTGGAGACCGCTGATGATCCCCAGCTCGGCTTTTTTCGCTATCTCCTCAAAGTGTTCGGTGAACTCGGGCCTTATGTAGACGTTCGGGTTGTAGTCATCGGCGGCGCCAATGAAGCGGTTCTCGCGGGGCGCCTCGAAGCCGAGAACCCTGAACCCGCGCGGGAACTCGTAGATGTAGTGGATGCAGTTCTCCTCGTCGGCCCGGAACTCCTTTGGATGGACGAGGTTAAGCTTCCCGTTCTCGGCCTTGGGAACGTAGATCGGTCCGTCCTTGAAGAGAGCCGCCTGAAGCCTCGAAATCTGGGGGACGTGGGCTATGACCGGAACGTTGTAAACGCCGCCAAGAAGGTTGGCCATTATTCCAACCTGGCCACCCATCCTGAGCTCGTCCCAGCCCCACTGCTTCATGTAGAACCTGACCGTGCAGCTCTCCACGAAGAGTTCCGCCGCCTTGCCCCGGCGAATGCTCCAGAGAATCCCGCCGAGGAGATGTTCAACGGAGGTTATCTTCTCCGGAAGCTCCTCGGAGTACCTCAGAACCCCATCCTTTCCGACCCGATCTATCCTTCGCTCCAAATCCACAGAGTCAAGGTACTTTATGGCGTCGATGTTCGTGTTGTACGCGAGGAGAACCCCACCGATTTTCCCGATGTTTTCGCGAACTTTATCGAAGGCCGATGAGTAGAGAGCGTCCCAGGACATTGTATCACCGGGAGTGATGTAACTACTGAAAGTTAATAAGGGTTGCGGTGAGGAGAGAAAAATCAAAGGCTCACTCCTTCCACTTCGGGTTGTCAACGATTCTGACCTCACCGTTCTCCTCGACCACGAGTTTGGAGAAGCCTTTCTCGGCTATGCTGCCGTAGTCGTGGCCGGCGTCGGCGGGATAGACCGCCAGGAAGATGAAGGGCTCGTCGCCCGTGTTAACGGTCCTGTGCGCCCAGTAGGGGGGAACGTAGACAACCGTTCCGGGCTTCATCTCTATCCATTCGGCCTTTCCTTCGGGCGTCTGAAGAAGCATTCCGCCCTTCCCCTTGATGCCGTAGTATATCTCCGCCCTGTCCGCCTTGGAGTGGTAGTGCCCCTTGGTGAAGAAGAACTCCCTTCCTACCTTGCCCGGGTAGAGAACTGTGGTTGCGAAGTTGAGGTCGCCGTCCTTCTCCTCCTGCTCAACCGCGTAAACCTCGTAGACAACCGGGTTCTCCTTGAGAAGCTCTTCGTAGGCTTTTTCATCGACGAAGTACCCCTTCAGGTCGCTGAGCCTCCTGACGAGCTTTTTGGCCCCGGGAATGACGCCGGTTTCGAGGTCAATATCAACACCCAGCGGGTTCTTGTACTCCATTGGAACCACCGTGATAGAAGTGAGGGTGGACCTATTTAACCTTTCCCTTCTGTATCACCGAAAGTGTTACAGCAGTCTGAAGAGGAGGTAGGCGACGCCGATGGAGACCGCCCAAGCTCCAGCGTTCCAGCGGACGACCTTGGAGCCGTCCAGGGGCGGGAAGGGGAGCAGGTTGAAGAACGCCAGCCACAGGTTGACCGTTGCCGTAGTCTTGACGACCCACCAGACGGGCGTGAACGGAGCCACTGCCCTCAGGGCCACCAGCGCGGCAGCGCCGACGGCTATGTTGGTAAGCGGACCCGCGAGGGCTATCTTTCCGAAAGCCTCCCTGGAATCCACAGCGTAGGGGGCGTAGACCTGAACGGCACCGAGGGCGGCGAATATCCACGCCGTTCCGGTGAGAAGGCGAGTCGCTATGCCCACGAGAAGCGCCAGGAGTATTCCCGTGTCCCAGCGTTTGTAGTACGCCCTGTAACCGTAGTGCCGCGCCACCTGCCTGTGGGCTATTTCGTGGAAGATGAAGGCCGTCAGAACGGCGATGACGGAGTAGGGAATCGCGTATGGGTCAAAGTTGGAAAACAGCAGAGCGAGGACTAGAAAAGAAATCAGTAAATCCTCGATCTCCCTCCTTCCCATGCCGCCCCTGTGAACTCCCTTCCACGGTTCGTAGCCCATCGGAACGCCCCGCGGGGAGGCTCACTTGCCCTTTACTTCAATCTTCTTGCCGATTACAAGCTCGGCGGCTTTAACGGCGGCACCACCGCTTCCCACCGCTATCCTCACCTGATCCTCCGGAACGTAAACGACTATCTTGTCCTCAAGCTCCTCGATTTCAAGGATCTTGACGTTGAGCATCTTCTCAAGTCTGTCCTTCATGGTGAATCCCCAAGAATGCTGTAGCGGTTCTAAATATAAAAGTAACGAATCAGTCGAAGTCCCAGATGGTTCTCCCCTTGTGAAACATCATGACGTAGCCGCAGTTCCTGCAGATGACTATCTTCACCTTGTGCGCCGTAAAGCCCCATTTGCTGTCTATCTTCCCCTCCTCAACGCTGAAATCCGTTCCGCCGCAGAGCGGGCAGACCAGATGCTTTCTCTCCATCACATCACCCCCCTGTCCAGTAGGGCGAGAGGAACCTCCTCTCTTTCGCCCTGTCGAGGAGGTGCTCTATCCCGGGCTTGTGGCCGAGGCCGACCACGGCTATAACCCTCGGTCTCTTAACTCCTTGGAGCTTAAGGTTCTCGACTATGGAGACGAGGTTCCTCGCCATGACTTCATTCCTCTCCTCGACCAGAACGCGGTAGAGGTATGGGTAGCGGCGCTTGAACTGCACCATCATGATCCTGTACTCCGCCATTGGGTCGGAGGGCTCGCCGAGCCTAACGGGCAGGAATATCCCCAGGGCTTCCAGGGCCATTAGGAGCTTCTCCCTCCCAGGGGCGGCGGCTATCTTGGAGAGTATGACGTTGATATCCTCATCTATGAGGTAGAGGGGGACGCCGAGGGCCTGGGCGGCGCTTATAGCCGCTTTCATCTCCTCACCGGGCTTCATCCCGAACTCCTCTCCCAGTTTCTCCTCGACCTTCGCGAGTGCGTAGTTTATCAGCCCCTTCCTGCCGAAGCGGAGGGCATCCTCGAGGGTCATCTTCCTGTTCTCGTTCATGGCAAGGAAACGTGCCCTGTCGAGCTCTATCGCAACGGCGTGGGGCCTCTCATCGAGTATCGTCCTGATGACCTCCTCCCTGCTCTTCGGCGAAACGTGCATCGTGCCTATGAGCCTGACGTAGCGAAGATAGCTCATCCTCTCTCCTCCAGAAGGTTTCTCACGCTGAATTCACCTGATTTGAATTCCATGACATCGAAATCCCTCGGAACTACGAAATCCACTCCAAAATCGCGGCATATCCGCGAGGCTTCGGTTAGGTATTCATCGTAGGTGTAGCGGAAGGCCCTGTGGAAGAGCGCCAAAAGCCTGACCTTGGCCCTCTTGGCGACTTCGCAGGCCTCCTCGACCGTCGAGTGATAGCTATCGCCCCTATCCCCAGAATTCAGATAGGTCGCCTCGTGGATGAGGAGG
The Thermococcus radiotolerans genome window above contains:
- a CDS encoding site-2 protease family protein encodes the protein MGYEPWKGVHRGGMGRREIEDLLISFLVLALLFSNFDPYAIPYSVIAVLTAFIFHEIAHRQVARHYGYRAYYKRWDTGILLALLVGIATRLLTGTAWIFAALGAVQVYAPYAVDSREAFGKIALAGPLTNIAVGAAALVALRAVAPFTPVWWVVKTTATVNLWLAFFNLLPFPPLDGSKVVRWNAGAWAVSIGVAYLLFRLL
- the mpgP gene encoding mannosyl-3-phosphoglycerate phosphatase, with translation MRVLFLDLDRTLLGDDYSPEPAGPVLKSLLEAGFEVVLNSSKTLAEQEYYRKAWGLKGPFIVENGSAIVIPEGYFPFEVNGRKRGEYVIIELGEEYDRIKAALDGLAGEYGLKYYGNCTLAEVMAFTGLPESLARLAMERGYSETIFKWESSGFEEVLESMGLRVSRGSRFLGVTGDTDKGRAAVELLNLYSCLERVESYALGDGENDFPLLDVVDHPFIVGSLRHRRAKNISSVVELLEVVL
- a CDS encoding glucose-6-phosphate isomerase; the protein is MEYKNPLGVDIDLETGVIPGAKKLVRRLSDLKGYFVDEKAYEELLKENPVVYEVYAVEQEEKDGDLNFATTVLYPGKVGREFFFTKGHYHSKADRAEIYYGIKGKGGMLLQTPEGKAEWIEMKPGTVVYVPPYWAHRTVNTGDEPFIFLAVYPADAGHDYGSIAEKGFSKLVVEENGEVRIVDNPKWKE
- the glmM gene encoding phosphoglucosamine mutase, whose translation is MGRLFGTFGVRGIANEMITPDFALRMGMAFGTMLKREGREKPLVVVGMDTRVSGEMLKGALISGLLSTGCDVIDVGIAPTPAIQFATAHFGADGGAVITASHNPPEYNGIKLLEPNGMGLKKEREAVVEEVFFKEDFDRAKWDEIGDVRKEDVIKPYIEAIKGRVDVEAIKKRRPFVVVDTSNGAGSLTLPYLLRELGCKVVSVNAHPDGHFPARNPEPNEENLKGFMEIVKALGADFGVAQDGDADRAVFIDENGRFIQGDKTFALVADAVLRENGGGLLVTTIATSNLLDDIAKRNNAEVMRTKVGDLIVARALLEHNGTIGGEENGGVIFPDFVLGRDGAMTVAKIVEIFAKSGKKFSELIDELPKYYQFKTKRKVEGDRKAIVSRVAELAEKRGYTVDTTDGTKVLFPDGWVLVRASGTEPIIRVFSEAKSEEKAKEYLELGLSLLEAALG
- a CDS encoding proteasome assembly chaperone family protein — translated: MKESVIHVYERPQLRDPVFIEGLPGIGLVGKLAAEHLIQELNAVKFAELYSPHFMHQVLIKKNSVVELMKNEFYYWKNPDENGRDIIIITGDQQVPPTDSPGHFEVVGKMLDFVNEFGVREIITMGGYQVPELQGEPRVLAAVTHEELVEYYQKKLEGCGIEVIWREDEGGAIVGAAGLLLGMGKLRSMYGISLLGESLGYIVDAKAAKSVLLAVAKILGLELDMTALEERAKETEEILRKVQEMQRAMLEQQMPPTPEEEDRGYL
- a CDS encoding permease, which produces MSTTTLFINVLALVCLLVGFWKDEAKARRALRVAAKSFVRILPTMLAIILIIGLMSGFVPEKTISGIVGNEAGLVGILTVAFLGAILHIPSLIAFPLAASLLEKGASVTSVAVFITTLTMIGFVTLPLEMRILGNKLALLRNALSFIVAIIIGLIMGAIL
- a CDS encoding TraB domain-containing protein — translated: MSYLRYVRLIGTMHVSPKSREEVIRTILDERPHAVAIELDRARFLAMNENRKMTLEDALRFGRKGLINYALAKVEEKLGEEFGMKPGEEMKAAISAAQALGVPLYLIDEDINVILSKIAAAPGREKLLMALEALGIFLPVRLGEPSDPMAEYRIMMVQFKRRYPYLYRVLVEERNEVMARNLVSIVENLKLQGVKRPRVIAVVGLGHKPGIEHLLDRAKERRFLSPYWTGG
- a CDS encoding ADP-specific glucokinase; this translates as MSWDALYSSAFDKVRENIGKIGGVLLAYNTNIDAIKYLDSVDLERRIDRVGKDGVLRYSEELPEKITSVEHLLGGILWSIRRGKAAELFVESCTVRFYMKQWGWDELRMGGQVGIMANLLGGVYNVPVIAHVPQISRLQAALFKDGPIYVPKAENGKLNLVHPKEFRADEENCIHYIYEFPRGFRVLGFEAPRENRFIGAADDYNPNVYIRPEFTEHFEEIAKKAELGIISGLQTLTRENYREPFEEMVRHLEILNARDVPVHLEFAFTADETVRRALIDVLGHFHSVGLNEVELASIMEVMGEKGLAEKLLADDPVDPIAVTEAMLRLAKRTGIKRIHFHTYGYYLALTDYKGDFVRDALLFAALAAAAKAKLGDIRSIDDVVKAMDVPMNEKAGAVEEGLTEEYGMKNGIAEIDGYQLSFAPTKIVTMPKSTVGIGDTISSSAFVGEFALRP
- the mpgS gene encoding mannosyl-3-phosphoglycerate synthase yields the protein MLLEAPVYKELFGAVEIYEVQKVIKLDTQTRDVGSFTVTNVPREDIYGTLEDIAIVVPMKNEKLQLVDGVLKAIPHQCPIIIVSNSKRKGPNLFKQEVDLVKHFYNLTHSRIIMVHQKDVGVAEAFREVGYTDILDENGSVRSGKGEGMLIGILLAKAIGAKYVGFVDADNYIPGSVNEYVKDYAAGFLMSESEYAMVRLSWRHKPKVSTKGLYFRKWGRVSEITNRYMNALFGVATNFETNIIVTGNAGEHAMSIKLAEIMPFSTGYSIEPFELVYLFETFGRWGEDPHTDVYDQGVEVFQIETLNPHLHEDKGQEHVVNMILSSLGTIYHSKLATESMRNQILKELRLHGLLGENEEPPSPRIMPPIENIDVNRWMETLEDNAETLLRFEV
- a CDS encoding KH domain-containing protein gives rise to the protein MKDRLEKMLNVKILEIEELEDKIVVYVPEDQVRIAVGSGGAAVKAAELVIGKKIEVKGK
- a CDS encoding mannose-1-phosphate guanylyltransferase/mannose-6-phosphate isomerase, with the translated sequence MKTLILAGGKGTRLWPLSRELMPKQFIRMFDEYSLFQKTVQRALTFSKPEEIFVVTNDMYRFRVLDDLRELGLELPENNILLEPQGKNTLPAIFWGIKRIEETFGDSIVAVLPSDHLIEANENYVKAFRNAEKLARNYLVTFGIKPTKPHTGYGYIKPGEKLEGGYLVAEFKEKPDLETAKRYVENGYYWNSGMFMFDTEVFTEEVKRHAPDVYEAFETAESIEKAYELVPEVSVDYGVMEKTDRAAVVPLNAYWNDLGSFDAIYEVMEKDDSGNAVKVGGKKGYHIGVNSRNNLVMTSRLTATVGVDDLIIIDTDDALLVAHRGEGQRVKEVYRRLKEMNDERVMVHRTAYRPWGSYTVLEEGDRYKIKRLTVLPGKKLSLQMHYHRSEHWVVVRGTAKVRVGEKEILLRPGESTFIPAGVIHRLENPGKVVLEVIETQIGEYLGEDDIVRFADDFGRE
- a CDS encoding RNA-protein complex protein Nop10, which codes for MRFRIRKCPECGRYTLKETCPVCGAKTKVAHPPRFSPEDPYGEYRRRLKREQLGIVGRD
- a CDS encoding permease, producing MKGTQKEGRKKGFIKDLMFLGATLVVAVALLLMYPDKREPVISSSAEFFVEMILILPAVMVLMGLFAVFVPDDLIVRYLGGNSGVKSMLLAIFIGAFPTGPLYVAFPIAASLLKKGARVASVIAFLSAWACIKIPQELVELQFLGAGFMLARLALTVVFVLAMGLLIERIVGRELRDVPGIPNPGKPEVSSGQKESKR